The sequence ACTGAGGCAAACAACCGGGGGGAAAAAGCACCAACTTAGCACACTTCAAAATCTGGTACTTTGGGGTAAAATACGTCAGCCAAACTACCGGCTTGGGCTCCAACTCCTTCCGTATGCATTTAGGGATAAGCCATACCATAGGATGTCAGGCTCAgcgtataaagctgggggaaggaggagggagggggaggtgtACAGAGTGAGGATGTCTGTCTTCCCGAGTCACCGctacgcgtgatggagccctgctttactggagacggctgaacacctgcctgccgttgggaagcggtgaatgaatcccttgttttgctgtgcttttgtgcgtggcttttgctttacctgttaaactgtctttatctcaacccacgagttcttcctcacttttgctcttccccttcccattGGTACTACTTCAGTAAAAATCagcagcatctgctctgctgaTCACACTTCAGCAAACATTTGGCGGCATCATACTAAAGAGTTAGGAAAGACCATTTGCAGTGCTCTTAACAGAACTCACACCTGTTGAAAAAACAACCTAAGAAAAACTTTATTTAGCATTATCTATAAAACAAAGAGTTAGAAGGTTGCTATGACATTTAGAACATGATGCATTTACAACAGCAGATAATTATAAAACAGCAACAAATGCTAGCAAAAACATTGACATCACAAATGCTAAGAACAGTCCCTTTCCCCGGGAGCCAGCTGGGCATAGTGTTCTTCCTCCAAGGAGCCCAAGACctttccagtaggaaaaaaaaaaaaaaaaaagaaagaaagaaacaaacaaacaataagtTTCAAAGCATCAGTACATAAAGCTGccattttaaacatttccagtttactgggaagaaatttacagaaattaaggacagaggaaaaatgtCAATGCTGACAGGTTTTCTACAATCAGGCAATCGgagcacaaatgggaaaaaagctCTTCTATTTACAGTTACTCCGTTTTCAAAACCATGCCTACGTTGCCATCATTTAAAGTGCAAGCTACATCTCTGCTGAATTAACTGAAGGCACAACAGGTGGGATGTAAGTTAAAACACTGCCACTGGTAGTCATACAACTAACCACGGATGCCAGTGGCGTATTTCCAACCCTGACCCACTTAGTGTGTTACGTCCTCCTGTGTATTACCAGCCAAACACATATCCCAGTGCTTTAGATACAATGCTCTCACCTTTCCTAGGAGTCTGTCTTTCCAAAAACACctagaaggaagggagaaagaggaagagagaaaataaagatcatCGGTTAGCGCTTTTTTAAATACCCagggttttttcttctcccaagtgctgCTATATTTTGACAAAAGACGtttgaaagattttcaaaacCTCTGGAAACATGAAATGaacttaatttcttcatttttttactattattatcaccattattattattgttgttgttccgACTGAACAGAGTGAGTTTGTACTTGAAGCACACCTTTAAGGAAATGACAGGAGGAGAAGATCAGGGCTAAGCTCACACTGAGGTTAATGTGCGTACAGGCTCATACAGCTAAGAGGaggcagcacaaagaaacacacgcttccctttccctttaaTTACCTGATAGTGACTGGCGCAAGCTTTACACGCAAGAGGTCTCATTGTGGGAAACCTCGTCGTATGATTTATGTGCTGTACTGCTGTGCCATCAACGGATGTAGATGTAGAGCTTCTTGCCATCACACTCTTAAAAAGAGGGATAATATAATGTCAACAAGTACTAAATAGCAGGATTTCAACCTTTATTATCTAGCATTATTATTTGAATGATCTAGCTCAGGATCCAATTAGCCCAAAAAACAGCCTGCCCTACCCCAACCactatggaaaagaaaggaaggtggcTCGGTGGAGGCAGGGTGTCTTGCTAACAAATTCTCAGTCAAACGGACCAGGATAAACACAAGAGCCAGAATCCCATGAAGAGTCCCATATAAATGAGGAACGAGGGACAATTAGGAGCAAGAACAGTCTCCATCTGCCACCACGTATCTACGGCAGCCCCTAGATGCCACCAGTTCCAGCCTAGGAAACTCTTTGAGCTCAAGCGTCTCCTATCTCGCGGTTTCACTGCAGATCTGGTGCAGCAACACCATCCTGTGCACTAGAACTTCCGAGCAGCACAGAGGTTTCCAAgcgtgacccttctcagcaggaagccctgtcaaacacttcagaaaaactcGTGTAAGGTACAGGAGACTCTACCTACTGAACTTAACTTCCCAGGCAATttgcaattcaaaaaggaaaaaataaaagatgttgagGCAAATAAAGAGAAAGTCATAAAACAGAGCGCCTTCTACTTAAATACGAGCAGCTGTTAACTCACTTTATCTGTACACGGCTTGACACCAATCCTGATGCAGTCACCAAAAATTCTTCCGTCTTTGCTCAAGGCTTTGCGGGCTTCAAGCTCAGACTGATAGCAAATATGCATCCAGTTTCCTGTGTTGGACATCTAGAGGAGATTAAGGCACCACTGTGACATTCAGCCTTTTAAAGAAGGAGCCAGAACCTTTCCAGAAATGAATCCCAATCTAAGACATACCACGTGCTTTAATATGTTTCCATACTGAGCAAACTGATGAAGAATGTAGGAAGCTGATGCTTGACTAAACctgaatgatgaaaaaaaaaatatgcaaaaagttaCAATGAGTAGTTTATGAAGGCTGGTGCTACAAGAGAACCCTAGGAAGGGGTTTTAGATATCCAAAAGAGACCAGGGAATTCATGCCGTTTTAGAAGCAGCCACTTGAAGAACACTCTCTttctaacttgaaaaaaataacaggcaGCTTATGTTCAGGTGCTTCGCTAACAGAGGTGCATTTACTGACTTTAACCACAGCTGTATTTCCGGCAGAACCTAGGAATGCCAGACAACAGCAACGCCCAAGTACCTCTTCCCACATGTTGCCAAGATTACACCCATGATTTTTCCTATACTTTGGAAATCCACTTACCCATATACAGTTACCCATCTGCCGTCAAGTTGATCCTCTGCTCTTCGAGAATAAACTGGAGCATAAAAACGATCTGGCTGAGCAGGAGACAGAGTCATGCTCCTTCGCTGCCACGCACTTGCAGGACTGAGCATACTTGGAGCTGTTAAATTGAAACGGCATTCGTTAACAAATCACTTTTGCCAGACAGACATCAATTTTGCTTAGGAGCCTAAACTGAAAGAATCAAGTCAGTCTCAAGCATTTCACTTGCTTATGGAAGACCCTGGGAGAGACTTAGTTGCAGACACAGACAAACAGCACATCAACCCAACCTTCTCATCTGCAAGCACACTAGGAAGACTTGTGACTCACAGCCCCGCTTTCCCCTTCAGCCCTGAACACCAGCAGCTGAACACAGACTCCcaagaggaacaagaaagaagcaagaagccaCGGGCTCATACAGAAGATAGGAAACCTTACAAAGATGGAAGGAGACCCATCCAGCTCAGTGCCTTCACTCAACTACAGCCACCTCTGCGCTCAGTTCAGCAACACATTTTGAAGAGGGACTAAGTAAAGCTGATTGCAATTCCGTCAGAGTGGAAAAGTATTTCACATCCACATCCCTTTTGAAAAGTTAGTACAGAAAGACACAACTCCGTCGTAAATTTGCAAGGAGTTGATGCAGCTTCAACAACAGTCATGATTTTTGTCTGTTAGGCCAAGCAGTAAGAAAGTCAATTATCTATTTGGACAGGACGTCTACCTCGTCCAGGAGTTGATGCCATAGTTCCAACCAACGGGCTCCGTCCtagagaagaggtttttttcatggcctgcaggaagacacagaaagtgtGACAAATCATTCTCACGGGTACGCTTCTCAGATCAGCTGAGATCATTTCCAAGGACTTGAGCATCAGGCAAGAACATTAACTGGTTGCCTTAAGGTCCTCCTCACTTTTCAGAGTAAGAACAGACATTCCCGTGTATATTTAGTACAAGATGATTAAAAGGTACTCATGAGAAGTTATTTGACAGTGTTTTTACATTCCAGCACACAGCCTAGCAGAGTCTGGACACGCAGGATCCTCAGCTCCCACATTCCGGCATTTCCAGCTGACTACTATAGCCTTACAAGCTCTACAAGAAGAAAGCTTAGGTAGGCTTAGCGTGAGCTTTAGGAAACAGGAACCCAAAAATCCCTTCAGTAAACGCCTCTAGtgcccattaaaagaaaagataacgcGTATTTGGACCCTTCTGTCCATCAGCAGCCCAATACATTAACAAGAAGGGGAAAAGCTGCAACAAGTCTGCATTTGTCATGGACAAAgcacagcagaggcaggattTGCATTTGTCATTCTCTACAGTACCGAAACGCAAAACCAGGAGATGACAGCTCCACAACTGCAGCTCGCGTTCAAGCCACACAGGAACAGGCACACCAAGCCACCAGACTAAGCAACAGCATGAGCTGAAGACTCACTGGGCACTTTTGCCAGTATCAAAGCCGCTTACTGGTGTTGATGAGCCGAGGGGTACTGATCCACGGCCAAGATCATACCGGCTTCTAACTGGTGGTGGATCACGTCTCTCTTCATCTGTAGGGACTACTGCTGGTAAGGGAGATAACCCTAAAATCAAAAGGGACAAATGAAGAGCCTGAGAAATCTTGGGAGTTTTACTCCACTGCTACTTGTTCTTGAAACTTCAACAGGAAATTCAACCAGGAAAGACTCTTGTTTCTTTCACTGGGGGGTTACAAAACCACCTGGTCCACTGTGTCAGGGACAATAGAGGATGGCCCTGGTGAGACACGATGGAAACTAACTAGGCAAACTAAGTCCAGTACACGCGccgagaaaaacaagggaactcagtattgttgttgccaaactatgtgcgtacccatgagaacctgaccttcagagaaggaaaacaaccagaagaagatGCAACAATGTGGTCGCGTATCAGAAAGCCGCTGTTAGCCCAGTCGGAGCACGAGTCTGGGAGGCTCACTGCATGCACTGGCCACGCGTGCAGCGACCCGAGCTGGTGCTTTCCCACTCGCTCCGGTGCAGGATATAAGGGGGCTGTCTTGGGCAGTGGGAGAGAGAGACACGAGCGcactttgaagttacaggggACGCCCTGAAGGTGCTGTGCCTACCTCCCCCCCACCATACCCATGGGGCTCCTCGCCATCCTGCTGCTCGGCGGTGCTGCTACTATCTTTGGGTTGGCAAGGCTCTCCTAAATAACTGCTGTTCGTTGGTAAAACTCTAAGTAACTGTGGTTTCTTGGTTAAACTCTCCTAAAGTAACTTTTGGTTGTTGGTAAAACTCCTAAGTATTTTTTGGTGcatttgggaattgcttatcaaggcttcacaataaagcagagttaacattttgtttttcatgtgaacTCTCATTTCTACGTTGGAAACCAGATACACCCACCAAACTCTTCAGGTTGGAATGTTCTAGGTAAGAATTTCACACACGTGTCACAACCTGCTGCCTTACACAAGAATCATCTAAAACTTTCAGACCTCCTAGTAACCCCCTATAGTCACTGTCACACCCACTCGGACTTTTAAAACAGTTCCGAGCATAGCTACACCTTCCTGCTTTAAGGCAGGTTGGAGGTGGATTTTAATTGTCTCAGAGACTAACTCCCCTCCAGCCGAGAGgcaaaagcaaggcttttaaGACTCAAGACATTCTACATGCTAAAGAACCCTACCACAGTGCACGCAGACATTGCACAGGCTGCCACATTCCCACTCTCcaaattccttcccctcccattAATCTTGTAGTCAAGTAAAATGGAAGCTCTTGAGAGCAGGGATGAGCTTGCATTTAGACAGGATGAAGTTAAGGCAGCTGCTCTCCCATTTGCAAAACTCTGGgacttccaggagagcagggaattaAACCGACTGGAAAACCTTGACCTATCTCTGAACACCTTCTGTGTGTTCACCCCAAGGGGTAAAAAACCTCACactaataaaaaccaaacccaaaataaccccaaacacatCCAAGAAGTATTACAGCAGATTCTACAAAGCACTCTCCTCCCAGCAAGTTTTCAGTTACAGGGACATACTTAACCACGCCTTTGGGGAGGCCTGTGTTAGTATCCGACTGCTCCCCCTTTTCTGGAGTTAATACTCTGAGGCTGGaataaacccttttaaaaacaatcaggTGAAATTCACATGATTATCTTCAATTCCATAAATATTTCCATCAGAGGGTTGTATTTGGCCAGAGGGGGATGGCAGGGGATAGGGttgaggtggggagcagggcgGACAAGATCCAGAAGCAGGAGACCCACGGACCACCAgtcagaatatctcaagttggaagggtcccatagggatcattgagtccaattcTGCTTGAAATTGCAAGACAGGAATATCTACGATTGTCTTGCATGTTCTTTAATTTTCAGCTTCTCCTCCAGAATGACTAGCACACTAACACCGTCAGCTATTTCAATTATGCCAACTGATCTAATGCAGAGCTAAGATCACCCATGACGTCAAATTAAGCAGTGAAGCTGTTAACGACTCACCcagctcagagaagaaaacagacctaGGATACCACCATCTCAGGAACATGGGAAAGGGCTGCTTCTAGTCAGTACAAGTAGGCAGCTGGAAAGGGATTAGCATTTACAACTGGGAAAAGTCACTACTCCAGCCCAGCTACAGCAAGCATCAAGCCTGGGAATACAACCAGTTACTGAGTTGTTGTAACTGAAACAACTGGTTGCTGAGTAAGGAGTCGCTTGTAGTTCTTCTCCATCCAGCTGTTACAAGCCGGACAATCGGTAGGTGACTTGTTAGAGTTCATCGCAAAGAAACCAGCAGCTTGCACGAGCTGCTTTTCGGCTGCCAGCAGACGTGTCTGTttgaaacagagagaaagcacTGATGGCCGTTCTCGCAATTGACTTGTGAAGAGCTGGATGAACTGATTTGACCTTACGAGAGGTTCCTCTGACCTTCCCTGTAAACGCAACTCTTCCTGCACCAAAACTGCCACGTTGACAACACTTTTTAAACTTCAGCGTACTTGGCAGGTTTTAGCCAAACCCCAGAGAACACGCTTGAGTTCCCCGATCGCTCAACGAGTTGAGCTCATTGCTAGGAAGTTACAAAGCTACAGGAACTCAGGCCGAATTCAAGCCTGCAGCGGTCCTGTAGAGCAGCAGCCAGACAGACCAAACGTCCCCTCTCAGGAGACTCTTTCAGCACGGAACAGACTCTGACCTGCAAGCAGCGCCCAAAATTCCCACACGCTGACTGTGCGGCCGCGCAAATCGGGTACGGGGCGACCCACTGCGTCGGGTAACGCGCCCATCAGGAACTCGGGCAGAAAGCGCCCATCGGCTCCTGCCTTCCGAGAGAGCGGGGCGCCGGGAGCCATCGCCTCGGCTCCTGCGCTACCGCCAAAAAGCTCCCGAAagcggccgggccgcggcggggggcagagccgggcagcCTGGGCCGGGCAGCAGCCACCTCTGAGGCGCCTCGCGCCGCCCAACGGCCGCCGGCAGCGGCTCGCGcggggcccaacggccggggcccggcggcgcggggccgagGCGCAGAGGGCGcgaggccggggaggggcggcggcGAATTGAGGGGGTTTGGTGTTTTCGGTGCTTTCGGTGCGAGGTGTTAAGGGTCGGAGCGCACCCTGGCTAATAGTCGTGTCCCAAAGCGGGATTCAAGGCAGAGGTTTACGCTTTCCCAGTGCACCCGCAGCGGCAGCAGACACCGCAGTAGAAGCTTCCAATACTCGGTGTGGTTTAGGGGACTTTGGTGATCGATATTTGTACAGCAGAAACGCTTCCCAATCCCTTGTTCAGACTGTCCTTCACGCCTTGCAAATTGCTTTAGTTGTTTCTGAATAAATCACTATACTTCTCCTGGTCTGTCTCATACGACGTATTCCACCGATAACACCCTGAATATCTGGTAGACACACATCACCTTGCTCAAGGTCCATTAGATGCCCATCTAGGGTCAGGGGCCACAAAAGTCTCCCAGaaatacagcagctctgcagctgctcctgcatCCCGTTTTGTTACGCTGTGACAGCCTGAGCTCCTGCAAATCAACTTGTTCTCCTCTCCTGGGGCACCAGAATGCCAGCTGCCACCACTGCGCTGCCACTAGTAATAATATATAACCTGTACTAGAGCTACAGCTGTAGTGTCAGGAGGTGGACGCCACGATCCTTacgagtcccttccaactcacccCATTCCATCAGTCTAGGTCTTTCAGGACCTTCCCTCGTGGCAATTCTATAGAGAGCTCAAAAAACGTTTCAAGACTCACCTAGTAGGACGCTCGCTGAGGACTAAACGGTCAAACCCAAAAAGACAGTCactcccaccacctcctccattAAAATACTAATCTCGCAGCTAATCACTGTATATCCATCTATGAGGCTAGTTGTCTCTGTAACCAAATacataaagcacattt comes from Numenius arquata chromosome 3, bNumArq3.hap1.1, whole genome shotgun sequence and encodes:
- the LOC141463450 gene encoding nucleoporin NUP35-like, translated to MAPGAPLSRKAGADGRFLPEFLMGALPDAVGRPVPDLRGRTVSVWEFWALLAGLSPLPAVVPTDEERRDPPPVRSRYDLGRGSVPLGSSTPAMKKTSSLGRSPLVGTMASTPGRAPSMLSPASAWQRRSMTLSPAQPDRFYAPVYSRRAEDQLDGRWVTVYGFSQASASYILHQFAQYGNILKHVMSNTGNWMHICYQSKLEARKALSKDGRIFGDCIRIGVKPCTDKSVMESFARSATSSMSSVFTPHTQPVASAPVQPANRMTRFPTMRPLAPARKGYSSHYQVFLKKQTPRKGESIVSKALESVFGW